In one window of Leguminivora glycinivorella isolate SPB_JAAS2020 chromosome 10, LegGlyc_1.1, whole genome shotgun sequence DNA:
- the LOC125230506 gene encoding uncharacterized protein LOC125230506, which translates to MVSYDLLWHKLRTETDVPEDVIGIFDYWYNNQINVVKWGNAFSEEYRLKCGVRQGGLTSPRLFNLYINALIEGLSSTRVGCAIAGEMVNNISYADDMVLLGPSVCAIRKLLNKCEEYALTHGLRYNVAKSEVLVFQPREHKVDRVPEISLYGIPLNRTNKFKYLGHWVDESLSDDPDIERERRALAVRGNMVARRFARCSREVKITLFKAYCQSFYTCSLWVNYTQRAINALRVQYNNVLRMLLGLSKFCSASGMFADTRIDGFQAIIRKRTASLMSRVRVSPNSILSLVANRLDCPIARHWDSLHVPPLP; encoded by the coding sequence ATGGTGTCTTACGACCTTCTTTGGCATAAGCTTCGTACGGAGACGGACGTACCGGAGGATGTTATAGGTATTTTTGATTATTGGTATAATAACCAAATTAATGTGGTCAAGTGGGGAAATGCCTTTTCTGAAGAGTACAGGTTGAAGTGCGGGGTGAGGCAGGGGGGGTTAACCTCACCGCGTCTCTTTAACCTGTACATTAATGCGCTCATAGAGGGTCTCAGTAGCACAAGAGTCGGATGTGCAATTGCCGGAGAAATGGTAAATAATATCAGCTACGCTGATGACATGGTGCTCTTGGGACCCTCTGTCTGTGCAATCAGAAAACTCCTAAATAAGTGCGAGGAGTATGCGTTGACCCACGGACTCAGGTACAATGTGGCTAAAAGTGAGGTTCTTGTCTTCCAGCCGCGTGAGCATAAGGTGGATAGGGTACCGGAAATCTCGCTGTACGGGATACCTCTGAATAGGACCAATAAGTTCAAGTACCTGGGTCACTGGGTCGATGAGAGCCTCTCAGACGATCCAGACATCGAGAGGGAGCGCAGGGCGTTGGCTGTCCGGGGTAACATGGTGGCTCGCAGGTTTGCACGTTGTTCAAGAGAAGTTAAAATAACTCTGTTCAAGGCATATTGCCAATCTTTTTACACGTGCAGCCTGTGGGTCAACTATACTCAGAGGGCAATCAACGCCTTGCGCGTTCAGTACAATAATGTACTCAGGATGTTGTTGGGTCTTTCGAAGTTCTGCAGCGCTTCAGGTATGTTTGCGGATACACGAATAGATGGCTTCCAGGCCATTATCCGCAAACGGACTGCTTCCCTTATGAGCCGCGTTCGTGTGAGCCCCAACAGCATTCTGAGTCTGGTGGCTAATAGGCTGGATTGTCCTATAGCAAGGCACTGGGATAGTCTCCATGTTCCCCCACTCCCTTAA